In one Shinella zoogloeoides genomic region, the following are encoded:
- a CDS encoding PilZ domain-containing protein gives MTTIKDMPVRATDRSNVRIFADVRVMHQTCRGRVVDLSPTGMALDLEKPIQAMPGQLVTIESEELGRLSGTIRWFSNGRLGIQYKLSTNALAQINSYFRFFHEEVRPVLRR, from the coding sequence ATGACGACCATCAAGGATATGCCCGTCAGGGCCACCGACCGTTCCAATGTGCGTATTTTCGCCGACGTGCGCGTCATGCACCAGACGTGCCGCGGCCGGGTCGTCGACCTGTCGCCGACCGGCATGGCGCTTGACCTGGAAAAGCCGATCCAGGCGATGCCGGGCCAGCTCGTGACCATCGAGAGCGAGGAACTCGGCCGCCTCAGCGGCACGATCCGCTGGTTCAGCAACGGCCGGCTCGGCATCCAGTACAAGCTCTCGACCAATGCGCTGGCGCAGATCAATTCCTATTTCCGCTTCTTCCACGAGGAGGTGCGGCCGGTCCTGCGGCGCTGA
- a CDS encoding LysR substrate-binding domain-containing protein has translation METLRRLLPSASSLIIFEAAGRHQNFTRAATELGMTQAAVSYAVRNLEEQLGVALFHRVHRAVELTDAGERFHADVTLGLSRIQKSAEDIRAKGREANVTLAASTAFASMWMLPRLAKLRADLPEIDLRIQTSVRDLDLDEEPIPLGIRGGDPGKWPRYHSALLAPEVITAVASPAFVESRGLPRTPEDLLKLPLIHLEEPVRTACDWPGWFASAGVRYPAQARRLSINDYVLVIQAVLAGEGVALGWQHLIEGQVRSGALVAVGGHVLKTEDAFHVVWPRSRELNGPARRVRDWLVEEGRRSRETTEA, from the coding sequence ATGGAAACCCTGCGCCGCCTGCTTCCCTCCGCCTCCAGCCTCATCATCTTCGAGGCTGCCGGTCGGCACCAAAACTTCACCCGCGCCGCCACCGAGCTCGGCATGACGCAGGCCGCCGTCTCCTATGCCGTGCGCAATCTGGAGGAACAGCTCGGCGTCGCGCTCTTTCACCGCGTCCATAGAGCCGTCGAACTCACGGATGCCGGCGAGCGCTTCCATGCGGATGTGACGCTCGGCCTGTCGCGCATCCAGAAATCGGCGGAGGACATCCGCGCCAAGGGGCGCGAGGCGAACGTGACGCTCGCCGCCTCCACGGCCTTCGCCTCGATGTGGATGTTGCCACGGCTTGCCAAGCTGCGGGCGGACCTGCCGGAGATCGACCTGCGCATCCAGACCAGCGTGCGCGATCTCGACCTCGACGAGGAGCCGATCCCGCTCGGCATCCGCGGCGGCGACCCGGGCAAATGGCCGCGCTACCATTCCGCCCTGCTGGCGCCAGAGGTCATCACGGCGGTGGCGAGCCCCGCCTTCGTGGAGAGCCGCGGCCTTCCGAGGACGCCCGAGGATCTTCTGAAACTGCCGCTGATCCACCTGGAGGAACCGGTGCGCACGGCCTGCGACTGGCCGGGCTGGTTTGCTAGCGCCGGCGTGCGCTATCCCGCGCAGGCGCGGCGGCTCTCCATCAACGATTACGTGCTGGTGATCCAGGCGGTGCTGGCGGGAGAAGGCGTGGCGCTCGGCTGGCAGCATCTCATCGAGGGGCAGGTGCGCTCGGGCGCGCTCGTCGCCGTCGGCGGCCATGTGCTGAAGACCGAAGACGCCTTCCACGTCGTCTGGCCGCGCTCGCGCGAGCTCAACGGCCCGGCCCGGCGCGTGCGCGACTGGCTGGTGGAGGAAGGCCGGCGGAGCCGGGAGACCACCGAGGCCTGA
- a CDS encoding trimethylamine methyltransferase family protein, which translates to MGEAATIEAPARRGRGTRRDNAAKPLGVPYIVRGIPTYDVLSEENLQKVERAADRILAEVGIEFRDDSAVLDHWKRAGAKVEGVLVRFEPGMLREIVSSAPAEFTQHARNPANNVQIGGSKVVFSPAYGSPFVMDLDKGRRYGTLEDFRNFIKLAQSSPWLHHSGGTICEPVDIPVNKRHLDMVYSHIRYSDRPFMGSITAEERAEDSIDMARILFGADFVDRNCVILGNVNVNSPLVWDGTMTKSLRAYARANQAAVIVPFILGGAMGPVTNAGAIAQSFAETLAGCALTQLERKGAPVIFGNFLSSMSLRSGSPTFGTPEPAIGSMVVGQLARRLKLPLRCAGNFSNSKLPDGQAMQEGLMSMLSAVHCGANFILHSAGFLDGLLSMSYEKFVMDADLCGALHSYLAGVTVDDNTLAMDAFLEVGPGSHFLGCDHTMRNYQTAFWDTTLSDNEPFEKWSEEGGSTDMATRANRQWKKTLAEYEAPPLDVAVDEALCDYMERKKAAMADAWY; encoded by the coding sequence ATGGGCGAGGCAGCAACGATCGAAGCACCGGCACGGCGGGGCAGGGGCACGCGGCGCGACAATGCGGCAAAGCCCCTCGGCGTGCCCTATATCGTGCGCGGCATTCCGACCTATGACGTACTCTCGGAGGAAAATCTGCAGAAGGTCGAGCGCGCCGCGGACCGCATCCTCGCCGAGGTCGGCATCGAATTCCGCGATGACTCCGCCGTCCTCGACCACTGGAAGCGCGCCGGCGCAAAGGTCGAGGGCGTCCTTGTGCGCTTCGAGCCGGGCATGCTGCGCGAGATCGTCTCCTCCGCACCGGCCGAGTTCACCCAGCACGCCCGCAACCCGGCGAACAACGTGCAGATCGGCGGCAGCAAGGTCGTCTTCTCGCCTGCCTACGGCTCGCCCTTCGTCATGGACCTCGACAAGGGCCGGCGCTACGGCACGCTGGAGGATTTCAGGAACTTCATCAAGCTCGCCCAGTCGAGCCCCTGGCTGCACCATTCCGGCGGCACGATCTGCGAGCCGGTCGACATCCCCGTCAACAAGCGCCATCTCGATATGGTCTACAGCCATATCAGATATTCCGACCGACCCTTCATGGGCTCGATCACGGCGGAGGAGCGCGCCGAGGATTCCATCGACATGGCGCGCATCCTGTTCGGTGCCGATTTCGTCGACCGGAACTGCGTCATCCTCGGCAATGTCAACGTCAATTCGCCGCTCGTCTGGGACGGCACGATGACGAAGTCGCTGCGCGCCTATGCCCGCGCCAACCAGGCCGCCGTCATCGTGCCCTTCATCCTCGGCGGGGCCATGGGGCCGGTCACCAATGCCGGCGCCATCGCGCAATCCTTCGCCGAAACGCTCGCCGGCTGCGCTCTGACCCAGCTCGAAAGGAAGGGCGCGCCGGTCATCTTCGGCAATTTCCTCTCCTCCATGTCGCTGCGCTCGGGCTCGCCGACCTTCGGCACGCCGGAGCCGGCCATCGGCTCCATGGTCGTCGGCCAGCTCGCCCGCCGGCTCAAGCTGCCGCTGCGCTGCGCCGGCAATTTCTCCAATTCCAAGCTGCCGGACGGGCAGGCCATGCAGGAAGGGCTGATGTCCATGCTGTCGGCCGTGCATTGCGGCGCGAATTTCATCCTGCATTCCGCCGGCTTCCTCGATGGCCTGCTCTCCATGTCCTACGAGAAGTTCGTGATGGATGCTGACCTCTGCGGGGCGCTGCATTCCTATCTCGCCGGCGTCACCGTCGATGACAACACGCTCGCCATGGACGCGTTCCTTGAGGTCGGCCCGGGTAGCCATTTCCTCGGCTGCGACCACACGATGCGCAACTACCAGACGGCCTTCTGGGACACGACGCTCTCCGACAACGAACCCTTCGAGAAATGGAGCGAGGAGGGCGGCTCGACGGACATGGCGACACGCGCCAACCGTCAGTGGAAGAAGACGCTCGCCGAATACGAGGCGCCGCCGCTGGACGTCGCCGTCGACGAGGCGCTTTGCGACTACATGGAGCGCAAGAAGGCAGCCATGGCCGACGCCTGGTACTAA
- a CDS encoding PRC-barrel domain-containing protein, translating to MTNKFLTSVAAGALLLGAAFAPAAYAQDTTQPAAGETQTMEQQPGMTGDAATGTTPDDTAATPGTTPTEDTAQTPATGTATEDTAQTPSTATEDTAQAPAAGGDYLTAQSDEQISANTYIGQAVYNSADESIGKISDLIMEKDGGITAAVIGVGGFLGIGEKWVAVPFEKISITQVPDSDDVKLTTTETAESLQAAPEFKTKSQQVAERQANTPVDSSTTSSTTDTGAAPATTQPVE from the coding sequence ATGACCAATAAATTTCTTACTTCCGTTGCCGCTGGTGCACTCCTCCTGGGCGCGGCTTTTGCTCCGGCAGCTTACGCACAGGACACCACCCAGCCGGCCGCCGGCGAAACCCAGACCATGGAACAGCAGCCCGGCATGACCGGTGACGCCGCCACGGGCACGACCCCGGACGACACCGCCGCCACCCCGGGCACGACGCCGACCGAAGACACGGCCCAGACGCCGGCTACGGGCACGGCAACCGAGGATACGGCCCAGACCCCCTCGACCGCGACTGAAGATACCGCCCAGGCTCCGGCCGCTGGTGGCGATTATCTGACGGCCCAGTCGGACGAGCAGATCAGCGCCAACACCTATATCGGCCAGGCTGTCTACAACAGCGCCGATGAAAGCATCGGCAAGATCTCCGACCTGATCATGGAAAAGGACGGCGGCATCACCGCGGCCGTGATCGGTGTCGGCGGCTTCCTGGGCATCGGTGAGAAGTGGGTTGCCGTTCCGTTCGAGAAGATCTCGATCACGCAGGTCCCGGACAGCGACGACGTCAAGCTGACGACGACCGAAACCGCCGAAAGCCTGCAGGCTGCGCCGGAATTCAAGACCAAGTCGCAGCAGGTCGCCGAACGCCAGGCCAATACCCCGGTCGACAGCTCGACGACCTCGTCGACGACCGATACGGGCGCGGCCCCGGCCACGACCCAGCCGGTCGAATAA
- a CDS encoding SMP-30/gluconolactonase/LRE family protein has protein sequence MSDTHSFTGRILCDTACELGEGPTYDPATDKAFWFDIKGRTLHELHLSTMTKTVHDLPFLGSALAVIDAERQLVVSDQGLFIRAVSDGKLTPFVTLEDKAVNRSNDGRVHPSGALWASTMGRSAEKHSGAIYHVAGDRVTKLFSDITIPNSICFSPDGGTGYFTDTDRNRLMRVALDPKTGLPTGTPEMISDESGTTGGVDGSVCDADGLIWNARWGANAVDVYKPDGTRIARHLVPASQASCPAFIGEKADRLLVTSAFADMDAAARLADPRAGQTFELGIAVKGRFEPKFAL, from the coding sequence ATGAGCGATACACACTCCTTCACGGGTCGCATTCTCTGCGACACCGCCTGCGAACTCGGCGAGGGCCCGACCTACGACCCGGCGACCGACAAGGCCTTCTGGTTCGACATCAAGGGCCGGACGCTGCATGAGCTGCACCTTTCGACCATGACGAAGACCGTGCACGACCTGCCCTTCCTCGGCAGCGCGCTCGCCGTCATCGATGCCGAACGCCAGCTCGTCGTTTCCGACCAGGGCCTTTTCATCCGCGCGGTCTCGGACGGAAAGCTCACGCCCTTCGTCACGCTGGAGGACAAGGCCGTGAACCGCTCCAACGACGGGCGCGTCCACCCCTCGGGCGCACTCTGGGCGAGCACGATGGGCCGCAGCGCCGAAAAACATTCCGGCGCGATCTATCATGTCGCGGGCGACCGGGTGACGAAGCTCTTTTCCGACATCACCATCCCGAACAGCATCTGCTTTTCGCCGGATGGCGGCACCGGCTACTTCACCGACACGGACCGCAACCGCCTGATGCGGGTGGCGCTCGATCCGAAGACCGGCCTTCCGACCGGTACGCCGGAGATGATCAGCGACGAGAGCGGCACGACCGGCGGCGTCGACGGCTCGGTCTGCGATGCCGACGGCCTGATCTGGAACGCCCGCTGGGGCGCGAACGCCGTCGACGTCTACAAGCCCGACGGCACGCGGATCGCGCGCCATCTCGTGCCGGCCTCGCAAGCGAGCTGCCCGGCCTTCATCGGCGAAAAGGCCGACCGGCTGCTGGTGACCTCCGCCTTCGCGGACATGGATGCGGCGGCACGCCTTGCCGATCCGCGCGCCGGCCAGACCTTCGAGCTGGGCATTGCGGTCAAGGGCCGTTTCGAGCCGAAATTCGCGCTCTGA
- a CDS encoding 2-dehydro-3-deoxy-6-phosphogalactonate aldolase, giving the protein MSRIPFPPMKYPLIAILRGLKPGETEEVVGALIETGFTAIEIPLNSPEPFTSIETAVKMAPEGCLIGAGTVLTVADVDRLADVGGRLMVSPNVEPEVISTAAAKGMVTMPGVFTPTEALAAARAGATGLKFFPASVLGPSGIQAIRAVLPAELEIAAVGGVSEKNFGDYAAIGVRSFGLGSSLYKIGMSAAEVRTRAKATIEAYDAVYGAGR; this is encoded by the coding sequence ATGAGCCGCATTCCCTTCCCCCCGATGAAATATCCCCTGATCGCCATCCTGCGCGGCCTGAAACCCGGCGAGACCGAAGAAGTCGTCGGCGCGCTGATCGAGACGGGCTTCACCGCGATCGAAATCCCGCTGAACTCGCCGGAGCCCTTCACGTCGATCGAGACCGCCGTGAAGATGGCGCCCGAGGGCTGCCTGATCGGCGCCGGCACCGTGCTCACCGTTGCTGACGTCGATCGCCTCGCCGATGTCGGCGGGCGGCTGATGGTCAGCCCCAATGTCGAGCCGGAGGTGATCTCCACCGCCGCGGCCAAGGGCATGGTGACCATGCCGGGCGTCTTTACCCCGACCGAGGCGCTTGCCGCCGCCCGGGCCGGCGCGACGGGCCTGAAATTCTTCCCGGCCAGCGTGCTCGGCCCATCCGGCATCCAGGCGATCCGCGCCGTGCTGCCGGCCGAACTGGAAATCGCCGCCGTCGGCGGCGTTTCGGAGAAGAATTTCGGCGACTATGCCGCCATCGGCGTGCGCAGCTTCGGCCTCGGCTCCAGCCTCTACAAGATCGGCATGAGCGCTGCCGAGGTGCGCACCCGCGCCAAGGCGACGATCGAAGCCTATGACGCCGTCTATGGAGCAGGCCGATGA
- a CDS encoding 2-dehydro-3-deoxygalactonokinase codes for MTETTPQPAYVAVDWGTSSFRLWLVGTDGRVLAERRSGEGMTTAARTGFAEVLASHLAAVAAPAGLPVLICGMAGAKQGWIEAGYLDTPAALSDIPAAAVRIPGIEADIRILPGLAQREAMAPDVMRGEETQLLGAAGELGSGDHLVCMPGTHSKWVRLSGGRVAGFSTFMTGELFEAVAKNTILSHAIADAGAISGDNAAFRAAVARMVEKPALATSQLFSVRAGSLIAGLSPDDAKARLSGTLIGLEIAGALSLVADGTPVALVVSGGLGALYREALAAAGLSPTVIDADTAVRNGLAAGAKALWSL; via the coding sequence ATGACCGAAACCACCCCGCAACCCGCCTATGTCGCGGTGGACTGGGGAACCTCCAGCTTCCGTCTCTGGCTCGTCGGCACGGATGGCCGGGTGCTTGCCGAACGGCGCAGCGGCGAAGGCATGACGACGGCCGCCCGCACCGGCTTTGCCGAGGTACTGGCGAGCCACCTTGCCGCCGTCGCCGCGCCCGCGGGCCTGCCCGTCCTGATCTGCGGCATGGCTGGCGCCAAGCAGGGCTGGATCGAGGCCGGCTATCTCGACACGCCCGCCGCCCTTTCCGACATTCCCGCCGCCGCCGTGCGCATTCCGGGCATCGAGGCGGATATCCGTATCCTGCCCGGCCTTGCCCAGCGCGAAGCGATGGCGCCCGACGTCATGCGCGGCGAGGAAACGCAGCTTCTCGGCGCCGCCGGTGAACTCGGCAGCGGCGACCACCTCGTCTGCATGCCCGGCACCCACAGCAAATGGGTGCGGCTTTCCGGCGGCAGGGTCGCGGGCTTCTCCACCTTCATGACGGGCGAGCTTTTCGAGGCCGTCGCGAAGAATACGATCCTCAGCCATGCCATCGCCGATGCCGGCGCGATTTCCGGCGACAATGCCGCCTTCCGCGCCGCCGTGGCGCGCATGGTGGAAAAGCCGGCGCTCGCCACGAGCCAGCTCTTTTCCGTGCGCGCCGGCTCGTTGATCGCCGGACTTTCGCCCGACGACGCCAAGGCCCGCCTTTCCGGCACGCTGATCGGGCTGGAGATTGCCGGCGCCCTCTCGCTCGTCGCCGATGGAACGCCGGTCGCGCTCGTCGTGTCCGGCGGGCTCGGCGCGCTTTACCGGGAGGCCCTTGCCGCGGCGGGCCTGTCGCCCACCGTCATCGATGCCGATACCGCCGTGCGCAACGGCCTTGCCGCGGGCGCCAAGGCGCTCTGGTCCCTCTGA
- a CDS encoding SDR family NAD(P)-dependent oxidoreductase, which produces MAGRYPDLAGQGVLVTGGGSGIGAVLVEGFAAEGARVAFLDIAEAESRTLVSRLEGKVAHLPHYIRVDLRDIGALRAAVEEAATIVGGIRVLVNNAARDDRHEFETVEPDYWDENQAVNLRHLFFAAQAVAPHMRKGGGGAIVSFSSIAFLLNMGELPGYATAKAGIVGLTKSLAGRLGPDNIRVNAILPGMVLTERQKRLWIDEATIEGGIARQCLKRSLTAGDMVGPCLFLASEASAAITAQTLIVDGGML; this is translated from the coding sequence ATGGCCGGCCGCTATCCGGATCTTGCAGGACAGGGCGTGCTCGTCACCGGCGGCGGCTCGGGAATCGGCGCGGTGCTGGTCGAGGGCTTTGCGGCCGAAGGTGCCCGCGTCGCCTTTCTCGACATCGCCGAGGCGGAGAGCCGCACGCTCGTCTCGCGGCTCGAAGGCAAGGTCGCGCACCTGCCTCATTATATAAGAGTAGACCTTCGCGACATCGGCGCGCTGCGCGCCGCCGTCGAAGAGGCTGCGACGATCGTCGGCGGCATCCGCGTGCTCGTCAACAATGCGGCGCGCGACGACCGGCACGAATTCGAAACCGTCGAACCGGACTATTGGGACGAGAACCAGGCGGTGAACCTGCGCCACCTGTTCTTCGCCGCGCAGGCCGTCGCGCCGCATATGCGCAAGGGCGGCGGCGGGGCCATCGTCAGCTTCTCGTCCATCGCCTTCCTGCTCAACATGGGCGAGCTTCCCGGCTATGCCACCGCCAAGGCCGGCATCGTCGGCCTCACCAAGTCGCTTGCCGGCAGGCTTGGCCCGGACAATATCCGCGTCAACGCCATCCTGCCCGGCATGGTGCTGACCGAGCGGCAAAAGCGCCTGTGGATAGACGAGGCGACCATCGAGGGCGGCATTGCGCGCCAATGCCTGAAGCGCTCGCTGACCGCCGGCGACATGGTCGGCCCCTGTCTTTTCCTGGCGTCGGAGGCCTCCGCCGCCATCACCGCCCAAACGCTCATCGTCGATGGAGGCATGCTCTGA
- a CDS encoding IclR family transcriptional regulator has translation MATERDEDTGTGTLGKAMAVLETVALADRPLRFTDVLAVSGQPRGTLHRQLSHLVQEGLLELRTDHAYVPGLRLLKLASASWARNEFRAVAAPFLEALHRETGETVHLGVLRGREIIYLDKVESRQAVRMNSQIGNASPAYCTGVGKAALSVLEEGALEAILSGVEFRRFTPQTITDRPELLAELADIRESGIAFDREEHEPGIRCVAAPVFDPGRSLVAGVSVTGPAYRVGQEQLDDWAPRVRHAASAIMEELSVRLGPQR, from the coding sequence ATGGCGACGGAACGGGACGAGGATACGGGCACCGGCACCCTCGGCAAGGCGATGGCCGTGCTGGAGACGGTGGCGCTCGCCGACCGGCCGCTGCGCTTTACCGATGTGCTCGCCGTCAGCGGCCAGCCGCGCGGCACGCTGCACCGCCAGCTTTCCCATCTCGTGCAGGAAGGGCTTCTGGAACTGCGCACGGACCACGCCTATGTGCCGGGCCTGCGCCTCCTGAAGCTCGCCTCGGCGAGCTGGGCGCGCAACGAGTTCCGCGCCGTCGCCGCGCCTTTCCTGGAGGCGCTGCACCGGGAGACGGGCGAGACCGTGCATCTCGGCGTGCTGCGCGGGCGCGAGATCATCTATCTCGACAAGGTGGAAAGCCGGCAGGCGGTGCGTATGAATTCGCAGATCGGCAATGCCTCGCCTGCCTATTGCACCGGCGTCGGCAAGGCGGCGCTCTCCGTGCTGGAGGAAGGGGCGCTCGAAGCGATTCTCTCGGGCGTGGAGTTCCGCCGGTTCACGCCGCAGACGATCACCGATCGCCCGGAGCTGCTTGCCGAACTTGCCGATATCCGCGAAAGCGGCATCGCCTTCGACCGGGAGGAGCACGAGCCGGGCATCCGCTGCGTCGCCGCGCCGGTCTTCGATCCCGGCCGTTCGCTCGTGGCGGGCGTCTCCGTCACGGGGCCGGCCTATCGGGTGGGGCAGGAGCAGCTCGACGACTGGGCGCCGCGCGTGCGTCATGCGGCGAGTGCGATCATGGAAGAACTCTCCGTCAGGCTCGGTCCGCAACGATAG
- a CDS encoding helix-turn-helix transcriptional regulator, with protein MADRFHTTSAQFQNRWGSALGSEDDVAETLDGIVRRYGFRGYLLINVPSETSTDFSSNVLLTSWPDDMLKTYDHAGLIFGSPVIERLRQSTNPFTYDADRTNRPRIDGKAAIAAALFERHGLQRGAYFPAHNSAGLRGALAFGGARDDLNPREMAELNALANQIFTEVLELRAGRRQHVSLSRREIECLSWASAGKTSVEMSEILGLSEYTVNHYLNRATRKLDAVNRVQAVAKAIRAGLLN; from the coding sequence ATGGCGGATCGATTCCATACGACATCTGCGCAATTCCAGAACCGCTGGGGCTCGGCCCTGGGGTCGGAAGACGATGTTGCCGAAACGCTGGACGGCATCGTCAGGCGCTACGGTTTCCGCGGCTATCTCCTGATCAACGTTCCCTCCGAGACCTCGACGGATTTCTCGTCCAACGTGCTTCTGACGTCCTGGCCGGACGACATGCTGAAGACCTACGACCATGCGGGCCTCATCTTCGGCAGCCCGGTCATCGAACGCCTGCGCCAGAGCACAAATCCCTTCACCTATGATGCGGACCGCACGAACCGCCCCCGCATCGACGGCAAGGCGGCGATCGCGGCGGCGCTTTTCGAACGGCATGGCCTGCAGCGCGGCGCCTATTTCCCCGCGCACAATTCGGCGGGCCTGCGCGGTGCGCTCGCCTTCGGCGGCGCGCGCGACGACCTCAATCCGCGCGAGATGGCCGAACTCAACGCCCTGGCGAACCAGATATTTACCGAGGTGCTGGAGCTGCGCGCCGGGCGCCGGCAGCACGTCTCGCTGTCGCGCCGCGAGATCGAATGCCTGTCCTGGGCCTCGGCCGGCAAGACCAGCGTGGAAATGTCGGAAATCCTTGGCCTCTCCGAATATACCGTCAATCATTACCTGAACCGCGCCACGCGAAAGCTCGATGCGGTCAACCGGGTTCAAGCGGTCGCCAAGGCGATCCGCGCCGGGCTTTTGAACTGA
- a CDS encoding helix-turn-helix transcriptional regulator, producing MTADETSGGESQVQDEGVEIAALETQFDIVRYMRRKCEEYGLKYFIVFTLPGFEAEKLSAYSIVSNWPQEILAKYDAMRMVRHSAGIRKLRLTTVPFSYDMREWIGESSEDADFTELLAVMTGHGMLVGHFFPVHDALGNRGAVVWGGENGTLGRDERLMLQMISVHLFNRLAEIGSAWKSGQVVLTEREIQCLSWTAAGKTSLEIAEILGLSEHTVNHYLNQVTRKLEAVNRTQAVVKAIRRGLIA from the coding sequence ATGACGGCTGACGAAACCAGTGGCGGCGAAAGCCAGGTACAGGACGAGGGCGTAGAGATCGCCGCCCTCGAGACCCAGTTCGACATCGTGCGCTACATGCGGCGCAAGTGCGAGGAATACGGTCTCAAATATTTCATCGTCTTCACCCTGCCGGGCTTCGAGGCGGAAAAGCTCTCGGCCTATTCCATCGTCAGCAACTGGCCGCAGGAAATCCTCGCCAAGTACGACGCCATGCGCATGGTCCGGCACAGTGCCGGCATCCGCAAGCTGCGCCTGACCACGGTGCCGTTTTCCTACGACATGCGCGAATGGATCGGCGAATCGTCCGAAGACGCGGATTTCACCGAACTGCTCGCCGTCATGACCGGTCACGGCATGCTGGTCGGCCATTTCTTCCCGGTGCACGATGCGCTCGGCAATCGCGGCGCCGTCGTCTGGGGCGGCGAGAACGGAACGCTCGGCCGTGATGAGCGGCTGATGCTACAGATGATTTCCGTGCATCTCTTCAACCGGCTGGCGGAAATCGGCTCGGCCTGGAAATCCGGCCAGGTGGTGCTCACCGAGCGCGAGATCCAGTGCCTGAGCTGGACGGCGGCGGGCAAGACCAGCCTAGAGATCGCCGAAATCCTCGGCCTTTCCGAGCATACGGTGAACCATTACCTCAACCAGGTCACCCGCAAGCTGGAGGCCGTCAACCGCACCCAGGCGGTGGTCAAGGCGATCCGTCGCGGGCTGATCGCCTGA
- a CDS encoding Mrp/NBP35 family ATP-binding protein, which translates to MTDVSKEQVLERLRTVRGPDMDGNIVDLGLVSDVFISDGKAYFSITVPAERARELDPMRAAAERVVKEIPGIKAAMVALTADKRAASGPAAARAPTPPPPGRGAAHDHAGHGHAAPGQPPQRAKSGIPGVGAIIAVASGKGGVGKSTTSVNLALALKANGLRVGILDADIYGPSMPRLLKISGRPQQIEGRIIKPMENYGIKVMSMGFLVDEEVAMIWRGPMIQSALMQMLREVAWGELDVLVVDMPPGTGDAQLTMAQQVPLAGAVIVSTPQDLALIDARKGLNMFSKVEVPVLGIVENMSYFIAPDTGNRYDIFGHGGARKEAERIGVPFLGEVPLTMDIRETSDAGTPVVVSNPEGAAAKTYRAIATRVWQELEAVQGKGNRGAPAIVFE; encoded by the coding sequence ATGACGGATGTAAGCAAGGAACAGGTTCTGGAACGGCTGCGCACGGTGCGCGGCCCGGACATGGACGGCAACATTGTCGATCTCGGCCTCGTCTCCGACGTCTTCATCTCCGACGGCAAGGCCTATTTCTCGATCACCGTGCCGGCCGAACGCGCCCGCGAGCTCGATCCGATGCGCGCGGCCGCCGAGCGGGTCGTCAAGGAAATTCCCGGCATCAAGGCCGCCATGGTGGCGCTGACGGCGGACAAGCGCGCCGCTTCCGGCCCCGCCGCCGCCCGCGCGCCGACCCCGCCGCCGCCCGGCCGGGGCGCCGCGCACGACCATGCCGGCCACGGCCATGCCGCTCCCGGCCAGCCGCCGCAGCGCGCGAAATCCGGCATTCCCGGTGTCGGGGCCATCATCGCGGTCGCCTCGGGCAAGGGCGGCGTCGGCAAGTCGACCACCTCGGTCAACCTGGCGCTGGCGCTGAAGGCCAACGGGCTGCGCGTCGGCATCCTCGATGCCGATATCTACGGCCCCTCCATGCCGCGCCTCCTGAAGATTTCCGGCCGGCCGCAGCAGATCGAGGGCCGCATCATCAAGCCGATGGAGAACTACGGCATCAAGGTCATGTCCATGGGCTTCCTCGTCGATGAGGAGGTGGCGATGATCTGGCGCGGGCCGATGATCCAGTCGGCGCTGATGCAGATGCTGCGCGAGGTCGCCTGGGGCGAGCTCGACGTGCTCGTCGTCGACATGCCGCCCGGCACGGGCGACGCCCAGCTCACCATGGCCCAGCAGGTACCGCTCGCCGGCGCCGTCATCGTCTCCACCCCGCAGGACCTTGCCCTCATCGATGCGCGCAAGGGCCTCAACATGTTCAGCAAGGTCGAGGTGCCGGTGCTCGGCATTGTCGAGAACATGAGCTATTTCATCGCGCCCGACACCGGCAACCGCTATGACATTTTCGGCCATGGCGGTGCGCGCAAGGAAGCCGAGCGCATCGGCGTGCCCTTCCTCGGCGAGGTGCCGCTGACCATGGACATCCGCGAGACGTCCGACGCCGGCACGCCGGTCGTCGTCTCCAATCCGGAAGGCGCCGCCGCGAAGACCTATCGCGCGATCGCGACGCGCGTCTGGCAGGAGCTGGAGGCCGTGCAGGGCAAGGGCAACCGCGGCGCGCCGGCCATCGTCTTCGAATAG